The Thermococcus henrietii genome segment GTGCTCCTTCCTGCCGGCCTTGGGAATCGCTATAACGTTCTCCTCCCATATCAGGTAGTTTAGCGCGACCTGGGCCGATGTTTTTCCGTATTTTCTCCCAATCTCGGCCAGACAGGGGTTCCTCGCGAGTGAGCCCTTCTCCAGCGGGGTGTAAGCTATCAGCGCAATCTTTTCCTTCTTCATGTAGTCGAGAAGTCCACTCGTTTCGGGCCAGCGGTCGCGGAGGGAGTACTTTACCTCATTGGCAACGATTTCGTACTTCCTCATTGCCTCCTGAGAGCGTTTCAGAAGCTCCAAGTCAAAGTTGCTGACGCCGATGTATCTTATGACCCCTTCATCAACCAGCTCCTCGAGGGCGTGGAGGGTCTCCTCTATCCTTCGCCACTCGGTTCCGGGCCAGTGGAGGAGGTGCAGGTCAATGTAGGTGCCGAGCCTATTAGCGCTCGCCCTTACCGCTCTCTTCGCCCTCTCGTAGCCGAAGTTCGTGGGCCAGACCTTGCTGATGATGAAGAGCTCGTCCCTGTCAAAGCCCTCGATGGCCCGTCCAACCAGCTCTTCCGAGTGGCCGGCGCCGTAGAACTCGGCGGTGTCTATGAGATTTATGCCGAGTTCGAGGCCGTAGCGGAGAACCTCGACGCTCTCCTCGTCCCGCGAGTAGTCGGGGCTCTCGTAGCCACCAATCCCCCAGGTGCCGAGCCCTATCGCGGTTACCCTATCCGAACCGATAGCCTTCAAGTCCTTAAAAACGCCCACAATACCACCTAATAAAATAGAAGCGTTTAATCCCTTTTAAGGTTTCCGTTTGAACGCTAAAATCTATGTCACAAAGTTGTGGAATCAGACCTCTTCGAGCTTCTTCCTGACTTCCTCGGTGTTCCTCCTGGTTTCCTCAAGGGCGTTCTTCAGCTTCTCCAGCTCGACCTTGAACTCGTTCAGGGTCTTGTTTACCTGGTAGAACGCGAATATGAGCACGACGAGTATAATCAGACCGAGGATTATGCTTATCCATCCGCTTGGGGTCGACATATGCTCACCTCCCCAGGGCATTTTCATCCCTCCAGCTTCTTTATCAGGTCGTTGTCTATGACGAGCCTGAAGGGCCTGGCCCGGTAGTACTTCTTGGCCCTCGGGTCGTCGGGCTCGAGGCGAAGCTCGCTCTCGACGAGTCCTGCCTTCTCAAGCTTTTTGAGGTGGAGATACAGGAGTTGCCTCGATATTCCGAGGGTTTTGGCGAGCTCGTAAACGTACCACTCCTTTTCGCAGAGTAGCTTGAGTATCTTAACCCTGACGGGATTTGAGAGTGCATCGCATACCTTTGCCAGCTCCTCGACGCTCTGGACCATGGTCAACACCGCTGATTGGGCCTGAATGGGGTTAGGAAAAGAGGGATAAAAGCTTTCCGCTGGGAACTTAGCAATCATCAGGACCCTCTGAGTTCCGCAATAGCTTCCTCCAGCAGGGCCTTGAACTCCTCCCTGTCCAGGTCGTACTTGTACTCAATCTCAACCAGCTTCTCGTCAGGGGTCGCCTCTATTCCCTTCTCCTTTAGCTTCTTTACCAGCGCGTCCGCTGAGACGTTGAACTCGTCTGCCAGTTGTTTGACCGTGTAGTCTTTTATCATAGTACCCGTGATGTAGACCGTTGAGTTCGTGGACTCCTCGTAGTAGGAGTCGTAAGTCGTATCGCTCTCCTCACTGCCAACGTAGGCCGAAAAGGCCTGGTATCCTCCCGCGAGGAGCAGGAGTGGTATTATCAGTCCCGCGATGGTCTTTACCTTAGAGCCCCTAAAGGCGGACTTCAACATGACCCACATGCTCTTGAAGCCGACGACCAGATGAACGGCTACGAGGCCAATCATCACGAAGCCAAGGCATGTGTGAACGTTGGTCAGTGTGTCCTTGTCCATTCCGAGGAACGTCCATCCTGTTGTGTGGGCAATCCTCCCGCTGGGCGCCAGGTACAAGCCTATTCCCGTTATCGCTATCGC includes the following:
- a CDS encoding translation initiation factor IF-2 N-terminal domain-containing protein — its product is MRTSALLRGVVDLLLLIVFVAIAITGIGLYLAPSGRIAHTTGWTFLGMDKDTLTNVHTCLGFVMIGLVAVHLVVGFKSMWVMLKSAFRGSKVKTIAGLIIPLLLLAGGYQAFSAYVGSEESDTTYDSYYEESTNSTVYITGTMIKDYTVKQLADEFNVSADALVKKLKEKGIEATPDEKLVEIEYKYDLDREEFKALLEEAIAELRGS
- a CDS encoding aldo/keto reductase, which produces MGVFKDLKAIGSDRVTAIGLGTWGIGGYESPDYSRDEESVEVLRYGLELGINLIDTAEFYGAGHSEELVGRAIEGFDRDELFIISKVWPTNFGYERAKRAVRASANRLGTYIDLHLLHWPGTEWRRIEETLHALEELVDEGVIRYIGVSNFDLELLKRSQEAMRKYEIVANEVKYSLRDRWPETSGLLDYMKKEKIALIAYTPLEKGSLARNPCLAEIGRKYGKTSAQVALNYLIWEENVIAIPKAGRKEHVEENAGAMGWRLSREDREKARRCV
- a CDS encoding ArsR/SmtB family transcription factor produces the protein MVQSVEELAKVCDALSNPVRVKILKLLCEKEWYVYELAKTLGISRQLLYLHLKKLEKAGLVESELRLEPDDPRAKKYYRARPFRLVIDNDLIKKLEG